A single genomic interval of Theropithecus gelada isolate Dixy chromosome 16, Tgel_1.0, whole genome shotgun sequence harbors:
- the PER1 gene encoding period circadian protein homolog 1 — protein MSGPLEGADGGGDPRPGESFCPGGVPSPGPPQHRPCPGPSLADDTDANSNGSSGNESNGHESRGASQRSSHSSSSGNGKDSALLETTESSKSTNSQSPSPPSSSIAYSLLSASSEQDNPSTSGCSSEQSARARTQKELMTALRELKLRLPPERRGKGRSGTLATLQYALACVKQVQANQEYYQQWSLEEGEPCSMDMSTYTLEELEHITSEYTLRNQDTFSVAVSFLTGRIVYISEQAAVLLRCKRDVFRGTRFSELLAPQDVGVFYGSTAPSRLPTWGTGASAGSGLRDFTQEKSVFCRIRGGPDRDPGPRYQPFRLTPYVTKIRVSDGAPAQPCCLLIAERIHSGYEAPRIPPDKRIFTTRHTPSCLFQDVDERAAPLLGYLPQDLLGAPVLLFLHPEDRPLMLAIHKKILQLAGQPFDHSPIRFCARNGEYVTMDTSWAGFVHPWSRKVAFVLGRHKVRTAPLNEDVFTPPAPSPAPTLDSDIQELSEQIHRLLLQPVHSPSPTGLCGVGPVTSPGPLHSPGSSSDSNGGDAEGPGPPAPVTFQQICKDVHLVKHQGQQLFIESRARPQPRPRLPATGTFKARALPCQSPDPELETGSAPIPAPLALAPEEAERKEASSCSYQQINCLDSILRYLESCNLPSTTKRKCASSSSYTTSSASDDDKQRTGPVPVGTKKDPPSAVLSGEGAAPRKEPVVGGTLSPLALANKAESVVSVTSQCSFSSTIVHVGDKKPPESDIIMMEDLPGLAPGPAPSPAPSPTVAPDPAPDAYRPVGLTKAVLSLHTQKEEQAFLSRFRDLGRLRGLDSSSTAPSALGERGCHHGPAPPSRRHHCRSKAKRSRHHQSPRAEAPCYVSHPSPVPPSTPWPAPPATTPFPAVVQPYTLPVFSPRGGPQPLPPAPTSVPPAAFPTPLVTPMVALVLPNYLFPTPSSYPYGAPQTPVEGPPTPASYSPSPSLPALPPSPPRRPDSPLFNSRCSSPLQLNLLQLEELPRAEGAAGAGGPGSSAGPPPPSEEAAEPEARLVEVTESSNQDALSGSSDLLELLLQEDSRSGTGSAASGSLGSGLGSGSGSGSHEGGSTSASITRSSQSSHTSKYFGSIDSSEAEAGAARGGAEPGDQVIKYVLQDPIWLLMANADQRVMMTYQVPSRDMTSVLKQDRERLRAMQRQQPRFSEDQRRELGAVHSWVRKGQLPRALDVMACVDCGSSTQDPGHPDDPLFSELDGLGLEPMEEGGGEQGSSGGGSGEGEGCEEARAQGGAKASSSQDLAMEEEKESRSSASPALPTAGNGTS, from the exons CCAGCTCAGAGCAGGACAACCCGTCCACCAGTGGCTGCAG CAGTGAACAGTCAGCCCGGGCGAGGACCCAGAAGGAACTCATGACAGCACTTCGAGAGCTCAAGCTTCGACTGCCACCAGAACGCCGGGGCAAGGGCCGCTCTGGGACCCTGGCCACGCTGCAGTACGCGCTGGCCTGTGTCAAGCAGGTGCAGG CCAACCAGGAGTACTACCAGCAGTGGAGCCTGGAGGAGGGCGAGCCTTGCTCCATGGACATGTCCACCTATACCCTGGAGGAGCTGGAGCACATCACGTCTGAGTACACGCTTCGTAACCAG GATACCTTCTCAGTGGCTGTCTCCTTCCTGACGGGCCGAATCGTCTACATTTCGGAGCAGGCAGCTGTCCTGCTGCGTTGCAAGCGGGACGTGTTCCGGGGTACCCGCTTCTCCGAGCTCCTGGCTCCCCAGGATGTGGGAGTCTTCTATGGTTCCACTGCTCCATCTCGCCTGCCCACCTGGGGCACAGGGGCCTCAGCAG GTTCAGGCCTCAGGGACTTTACCCAGGAGAAGTCTGTCTTCTGCCGTATCAG AGGAGGTCCTGACCGGGATCCAGGGCCTCGGTACCAGCCATTCCGCCTAACCCCGTATGTGACCAAGATCCGGGTCTCAGATGGGGCCCCTGCGCAGCCGTGCTGCCTGCTGATTGCAGAGCGCATCCACTCGGGTTACGAAG ctcCCCGGATACCCCCTGACAAGAGGATTTTCACTACACGGCACACACCCAGCTGCCTCTTCCAGGATGTGGATGAAAG GGCTGCCCCCCTGCTGGGCTACCTGCCCCAGGACCTCCTGGGGGCCCCAGTGCTCCTGTTCCTGCACCCTGAGGACCGACCCCTCATGCTGGCTATCCACAAGAAGA TCCTGCAGTTGGCGGGCCAGCCCTTTGACCACTCCCCCATCCGCTTCTGTGCCCGCAACGGGGAGTATGTCACCATGGACACCAGTTGGGCTGGCTTTGTGCATCCCTGGAGCCGCAAGGTAGCCTTCGTGTTGGGCCGCCACAAAGTACGCAC GGCCCCGCTGAATGAGGATGTGTTCACTCCCCCGGCCCCCAGCCCAGCTCCGACCCTGGACAGTGATATCCAGGAGCTGTCAGAGCAGATCCACCGGCTACTGCTACAG CCCGTGCACAGCCCCAGCCCCACAGGACTCTGTGGAGTCGGCCCCGTGACATCCCCAGGCCCTCTCCACAGCCCCGGCTCCTCCAGTGATAGCAACGGGGGTGATGCAGAGGGGCCTGGGCCTCCTGCGCCA GTGACTTTCCAGCAGATCTGTAAGGATGTGCATCTGGTGAAGCACCAGGGCCAGCAGCTTTTTATTGAGTCTCGGGCCCGGCCTCAGCCCCGGCCTCGCCTCCCTG CTACAGGCACATTCAAGGCCAGGGCCCTTCCCTGCCAATCCCCAGACCCAGAGCTGGAGACGGGTTCTGCTCCCATCCCGGCCCCACTAGCCTTGGCCCCTGAGGAGGCCGAGAGGAAAGAAGCCTCCAGCTGCTCCTACCAACAGATCAACTGCCTGGACAGCATCCTCAG GTATCTGGAGAGCTGCAACCTCCCCAGCACCACTAAGCGTAAatgtgcctcctcctcctcttacaccacctcctcagcctctgacGATGACAAGCAGAGGACCGGTCCAGTCCCTGTGGGGACCAAGAAAG ATCCGCCGTCAGCAGTGCTGTCTGGGGAGGGGGCCGCCCCCCGGAAGGAGCCAGTGGTGGGAGGCACCCTGAGCCCGCTCGCCCTGGCCAATAAGGCGGAGAGCGTGGTGTCCGTCACCAGTCAGTGTAGCTTCAGCTCCACCATCGTCCATGTGGGAGACAAGAAGCCCCCGGAGTCGG ACATCATCATGATGGAGGACCTGCCTGGCCTAGCCCCcggcccagcccccagcccagcccccagccccacagTAGCCCCTGACCCAGCCCCAGATGCCTACCGTCCAGTAGGGCTGACCAAGGCCGTGCTGTCCCTGCACACACAGAAGGAAGAGCAAGCCTTCCTCAGCCGCTTCCGAGACCTGGGCAGGCTGCGTGGACTCGACAGCTCTTCCACAGCGCCCTCAGCCCTTGGCGAGCGAG GCTGCCACCATGGCCCCGCACCCCCAAGCCGCCGACACCACTGCCGATCCAAAGCCAAGCGCTCACGCCACCACCAGAGCCCTCGGGCTGAAGCGCCCTGCTACGTCTCACACCCCTCACCTGTGCCACCCTCCACCCCCTGGCCTGCCCCACCAGCCACTACCCCCTTCCCAGCAGTTGTCCAGCCCTACACTCTCCCAGTGTTCTCCCCTCGAGGAGGCCCCCAGCCTCTTCCCCCTGCTCCCACATCTGTGCCCCCGGCTGCTTTCCCCACTCCTCTGGTGACCCCCATGGTGGCCTTGGTGCTCCCTAACTATCTGTTCCCAACCCCATCCAGCTATCCTTACGGGGCACCCCAGACCCCTGTTGAAGGGCCTCCCACTCCTGCCTCGTACTCCCCTTCTCCATCCTTGCCCGCCCTCCCCCCAAGCCCTCCTCGCCGCCCGGACTCTCCACTGTTCAACTCAAGATGCAGCTCTCCACTCCAGCTTAATCTGCTGCAGCTCGAGGAGCTCCCCCGTGCTGAGGGGGCTGCTGGTGCAGGGGGCCCTGGGAGCAGTGCTGGGCCCCCACCTCCCAGTGAGGAGGCTGCTGAGCCAGAGGCCAGACTG gtGGAGGTCACTGAGTCCTCCAATCAGGACGCACTTTCCGGCTCCAGCGACCTGCTGGAACTGCTGCTGCAAGAGGACTCGCGCTCCGGCACAGGCTCCGCAGCCTCAGGCTCCTTGGGCTCTGGCTTGGGCTCTGGGTCTGGTTCAGGCTCCCATGAAGGGGGCAGCACCTCAGCCAGCATCACTC GCAGCAGCCAGAGCAGCCACACAAGCAAATACTTTGGCAGCATCGACTCTTccgaggctgaggctggggctgctCGGGGCGGGGCTGAGCCGGGGGACCAGGTGATTAAGTACGTGCTCCAGGATCCCATTTGGCTGCTCATGGCCAATGCTGACCAGCGCGTCATGATGACTTACCAGGTACCCTCCAG GGACATGACCTCTGTGCTGAAGCAGGATCGGGAGCGGCTCCGAGCCATGCAGAGGCAGCAGCCCCGGTTTTCTGAGGACCAGCGGCGGGAACTGGGCGCTGTGCACTCCTGGGTCCGCAAGGGCCAACTGCCTCGGGCTCTTGATGTGATG GCCTGTGTGGACTGTGGGAGCAGCACCCAAGATCCTGGTCACCCTGATGACCCACTCTTCTCAGAGCTGGATGGACTGGGGCTGGAGCCCATGGAAGAGGGTGGAGGCGAGCAGGGCAGCAGCGGTGGCGGCAGTGGTGAGGGTGAGGGCTGCGAGGAGGCCCGGGCCCAAGGTGGGGCCAAGGCCTCAAGCTCTCAGGACTTGGCcatggaggaggagaaagaaagcaggagCTCAGCCAGTCCAGCCTTACCTACAGCAGGAAACGGCACGAGCTAG